A stretch of Crossiella cryophila DNA encodes these proteins:
- a CDS encoding putative quinol monooxygenase: protein MVLEITELLLRPETAERFTAFAEVTVRGLLSEPGCVSARLTRGVENPSRFVLLVEWETITRSAPPDRHWPGELAALLAEPPVIELFDPAGAP, encoded by the coding sequence ATGGTGCTGGAGATCACCGAGCTCCTGCTCCGACCGGAGACAGCGGAGCGGTTCACCGCGTTCGCCGAGGTCACGGTGCGTGGGCTGCTCTCCGAACCCGGGTGCGTCTCGGCCCGGCTGACCCGCGGGGTGGAGAACCCGAGCCGATTCGTGCTGCTGGTGGAATGGGAGACGATCACCCGTTCGGCGCCGCCTGACCGGCACTGGCCAGGGGAGTTGGCCGCGTTGCTGGCCGAGCCGCCGGTGATCGAACTATTCGATCCGGCCGGTGCGCCGTGA
- a CDS encoding antibiotic biosynthesis monooxygenase family protein, producing MILTITELLVVPGAEAEFLIAVDKALPELLGAAGCHSARLVRCTSAPERFVLLSEWATLESHTEDFYRSEAFLRWRDAVSEHLCEPPRVEHAEDLTGLITR from the coding sequence GTGATCCTGACCATCACCGAACTGCTGGTCGTGCCCGGCGCCGAGGCCGAGTTCCTGATCGCGGTGGACAAGGCGCTGCCCGAACTGCTCGGCGCCGCGGGCTGCCACTCCGCGCGGCTGGTCCGGTGCACCTCGGCGCCGGAACGGTTCGTGCTGCTGAGTGAATGGGCCACGCTGGAGTCGCACACCGAGGACTTCTACCGCTCCGAGGCGTTCCTGCGGTGGCGGGACGCGGTCAGCGAGCACCTGTGCGAACCACCCCGCGTGGAACACGCCGAGGACCTCACCGGATTGATCACCCGGTGA
- a CDS encoding alpha/beta fold hydrolase: MSRPSRARRKWSLLAVVALLLIAAGGFWWSQRDEVKPAVSQRELKLDVVDGPRKDEPVQLDATLYLPERTPAPSVIVAHGFGGNKNSVAQESRELAERGFVVLAYSARGFGASTGQIALNAPEYEVEDAKQLVDWLSRQPEVLKDADNDPKVGVTGGSYGGALALMLAGYDRRVDAIAPVITWNDLTQALLPNAASTSPLSATTPAAGAFGADGVFKRTWAGLFFSAGLGPASVAGGEPRGEAPEPGSSTSSQPEPLPGGAPGGQGSPGGQQGAGGPGGRTTGGPELTCGRFRPEVCAAYREAATTGRASQATVDLLQRSSPASVTNRITVPSMIVQGEADTLFGLDQADANARQIAAAGGKVKTVWYAGGHDGGAPGPALRAEIGQWFDFHLANRGSDPGTEFEYAVQGSFRRTGGPSVRTVSTSNYPGLAGDRNTPTELRKLGLTGPDQPALNPAGGNPAALSAVPGLSGRVGGGSGSSALATGLAVDIPGQFAAFGTEAMTEQVLIAGAPQVRLKASGLPGQPNPGEAVLFVKLYEVAKEGQRTLAGGAVAPIRVKDLPQDGSPVEVTVTLPGVVRPVAEGNKLMVVAATTDQAFAPSVEPAVYKIGLAGDNALSVPIVPGQRSASVIPWGTLAGIGGVLLVALIATVIAAIRRRRADDVDPDLLDTPLDIRDLTKSYPGKLTAVDGLSFQVKRGQVLGLLGPNGAGKTTTLRMLMGLVQPTEGEIRVFGHLVHSGAPVLSRTGSFVEGSGFLPHLSGTANLHLYWAATGRPLEEARFEDALQIAGLGTAVRRKVGTYSQGMRQRLAIAQAMLGLPDLLVLDEPANGLDPPQIHHMRDVLRRYAETGRTVVVSSHLLAEVEQTCSHVVVMHRGRLVAQGEVAEIVAGGGEVSFRVDNPEDAVVALKAVDGIGEVSADGSTVHADLGALPRSVAVNALVYAGVAVEQVGPRRRLEDAFLQLVGEDTVQ, translated from the coding sequence GTGTCCCGGCCCTCCCGTGCCCGCAGGAAATGGTCCCTGCTCGCCGTTGTCGCCCTGCTGCTGATCGCCGCGGGTGGCTTCTGGTGGTCGCAGCGTGACGAGGTCAAACCCGCTGTCAGCCAACGCGAGCTGAAGCTCGACGTGGTGGACGGTCCGCGCAAGGACGAGCCAGTCCAGCTCGACGCCACGCTCTATCTGCCCGAGCGCACCCCGGCTCCGTCGGTGATCGTCGCGCACGGCTTCGGCGGCAACAAGAACAGCGTCGCGCAGGAGTCGCGGGAGCTGGCCGAGCGCGGGTTCGTGGTGCTGGCCTACTCCGCGCGCGGCTTCGGCGCCTCCACCGGCCAGATCGCGCTGAACGCGCCGGAGTACGAGGTCGAGGACGCCAAACAGCTCGTCGACTGGCTCTCCCGGCAGCCCGAGGTGCTCAAGGACGCCGACAACGACCCCAAGGTCGGGGTCACCGGCGGCTCCTACGGCGGCGCGCTGGCGCTGATGCTGGCCGGCTATGACCGCAGGGTGGACGCGATCGCGCCGGTGATCACCTGGAACGACCTCACCCAGGCCCTGCTGCCCAACGCCGCCTCCACTTCTCCGTTGAGCGCGACCACGCCCGCTGCGGGCGCCTTCGGCGCGGACGGGGTGTTCAAACGCACCTGGGCCGGCCTGTTCTTCTCCGCCGGGCTCGGCCCGGCCTCGGTGGCCGGTGGCGAACCACGCGGCGAGGCTCCCGAACCCGGCTCCAGCACCTCCAGCCAGCCCGAACCACTGCCCGGCGGCGCACCCGGCGGCCAGGGCTCTCCCGGCGGCCAGCAGGGCGCGGGCGGTCCCGGCGGACGCACCACCGGCGGCCCTGAGCTGACCTGCGGCCGGTTCCGGCCCGAGGTGTGCGCGGCCTACCGCGAGGCGGCCACCACCGGCCGCGCCTCCCAGGCCACCGTGGACCTGCTGCAGCGCTCCTCCCCCGCCAGCGTGACCAACCGGATCACGGTGCCGTCGATGATCGTCCAGGGCGAGGCGGACACCCTGTTCGGCCTGGACCAGGCCGATGCCAACGCCCGCCAGATCGCCGCGGCGGGCGGCAAGGTCAAGACGGTCTGGTACGCCGGTGGCCACGACGGCGGCGCACCCGGACCGGCACTGCGGGCCGAGATCGGGCAGTGGTTCGACTTCCACCTGGCCAACCGCGGCAGCGACCCCGGCACCGAGTTCGAGTACGCGGTGCAGGGCTCGTTCCGGCGCACCGGCGGCCCCTCGGTGCGCACCGTGTCCACCTCGAACTACCCCGGCCTGGCCGGGGACCGCAACACCCCCACCGAGCTGCGCAAACTCGGTCTGACCGGCCCGGACCAGCCCGCGCTCAACCCGGCTGGCGGCAACCCGGCGGCACTGAGCGCGGTGCCCGGACTCAGCGGCCGGGTCGGCGGCGGCAGCGGGTCCTCCGCGCTGGCCACCGGCCTCGCCGTGGACATCCCCGGCCAGTTCGCCGCCTTCGGCACCGAGGCGATGACCGAACAGGTGCTGATCGCGGGCGCGCCGCAGGTGCGGCTCAAGGCCAGCGGCCTGCCTGGACAGCCGAACCCGGGCGAGGCGGTGCTGTTCGTCAAGCTCTACGAGGTCGCCAAGGAAGGCCAGCGGACCCTGGCCGGTGGCGCGGTCGCGCCGATCCGGGTCAAGGACCTGCCGCAGGACGGCAGCCCGGTGGAGGTCACCGTGACCCTGCCCGGCGTGGTCCGGCCGGTCGCCGAGGGCAACAAGCTGATGGTCGTCGCGGCCACCACCGACCAGGCGTTCGCGCCCAGTGTCGAGCCCGCCGTGTACAAGATCGGACTGGCCGGGGACAACGCCCTGTCCGTGCCGATCGTGCCCGGTCAGCGCTCGGCCAGCGTGATCCCCTGGGGCACCCTGGCCGGGATCGGCGGCGTGCTGCTGGTCGCGCTGATCGCCACCGTGATCGCCGCGATCCGCCGCCGCCGGGCCGACGACGTGGACCCTGACCTGCTGGACACCCCGCTGGACATCCGCGACCTCACCAAGTCCTACCCCGGCAAGCTGACCGCGGTGGACGGACTGTCCTTCCAGGTCAAACGCGGTCAGGTGCTCGGCCTGCTCGGGCCCAACGGCGCGGGCAAGACCACCACGCTGCGGATGCTGATGGGCCTGGTGCAGCCCACCGAGGGCGAGATCAGGGTGTTCGGGCACCTGGTGCACTCCGGCGCGCCGGTGCTCTCCCGCACCGGCTCGTTCGTGGAGGGCTCCGGCTTCCTGCCGCACCTGTCCGGCACCGCCAACCTGCACCTCTACTGGGCCGCCACCGGCCGCCCCCTCGAAGAGGCCAGGTTCGAGGACGCGCTGCAGATCGCCGGACTCGGCACCGCGGTGCGGCGCAAGGTCGGCACCTACAGCCAGGGCATGCGGCAGCGGCTGGCCATCGCCCAGGCCATGCTCGGCCTGCCGGACCTGCTGGTGCTCGACGAACCCGCCAACGGGCTCGACCCGCCGCAGATCCACCACATGCGCGATGTGCTGCGCCGCTACGCCGAGACCGGCCGCACCGTGGTCGTCTCCAGCCACCTGCTCGCCGAGGTCGAACAGACCTGCTCGCACGTGGTGGTCATGCACCGCGGCAGGCTGGTCGCGCAGGGCGAGGTGGCCGAGATCGTGGCCGGTGGCGGCGAGGTCAGCTTCCGGGTGGACAACCCGGAGGACGCCGTGGTCGCGCTCAAGGCGGTGGACGGCATCGGCGAGGTCAGCGCCGACGGCAGCACCGTGCACGCCGACCTCGGCGCGCTGCCGCGCTCGGTCGCGGTGAACGCGCTGGTGTACGCCGGGGTCGCGGTCGAACAGGTCGGGCCGCGGCGACGGCTGGAGGACGCGTTCCTCCAGCTCGTGGGAGAGGACACCGTGCAGTGA
- a CDS encoding ABC transporter permease: MSEETTAVTHPLTDRAIAADGSIEGYRASRTLPIRVELARQLRRRRTQVTLALLALLPVVLLIAFELGASQNARRSGGLVDLATASGQNFVTFALFASSSFLLVVVVALFFGDTVASEASWSSLKYLLAVPVPRGRLLRQKAIVSGMLAVAGLIVLPGMALVVGLIFYGGGDMVTPTGESVALADGLTALGLAMVYLMIHLFWVAGLALYLSVSTDAPLSAVGGAALVSIVSQILDQITDLGSLRNYLPTHYSFAWSDLLSTDIDWTGMASGVLSALVYGTVFLLLAARRFATKDITS; encoded by the coding sequence GTGAGCGAGGAAACCACAGCCGTGACGCACCCGCTGACCGACCGCGCGATCGCCGCGGACGGCTCCATCGAGGGCTATCGCGCCTCCCGCACGCTGCCGATCCGGGTCGAACTGGCCCGGCAGCTGCGACGGCGGCGCACCCAGGTCACCCTGGCCCTGCTCGCGCTGCTGCCGGTGGTGCTGCTGATCGCCTTCGAGCTGGGCGCCAGCCAGAACGCGCGCCGCTCCGGCGGCCTGGTCGACCTGGCCACCGCCAGCGGCCAGAACTTCGTCACCTTCGCGCTGTTCGCCTCCTCCAGCTTCCTGCTGGTGGTCGTGGTCGCGCTGTTCTTCGGCGACACCGTGGCCAGCGAGGCATCCTGGTCCAGCCTGAAATACCTGCTCGCGGTCCCGGTGCCACGCGGCAGGTTGTTGCGGCAGAAGGCGATCGTGTCCGGGATGCTGGCCGTGGCCGGGCTGATCGTGCTGCCCGGCATGGCACTGGTGGTCGGGCTGATCTTCTACGGCGGCGGCGACATGGTCACGCCAACCGGCGAGTCGGTGGCGCTGGCCGACGGGCTCACCGCGCTCGGGCTGGCCATGGTGTACCTGATGATCCACCTGTTCTGGGTGGCCGGACTCGCGCTGTACCTGTCGGTGTCCACCGACGCCCCGCTGTCCGCGGTCGGCGGGGCCGCGCTGGTCTCCATCGTCTCCCAGATCCTGGATCAGATCACCGACCTGGGCAGCCTGCGCAACTACCTGCCGACGCACTACTCCTTCGCCTGGTCCGACCTGCTCAGTACCGACATCGACTGGACCGGCATGGCCAGCGGGGTGCTCTCCGCGCTGGTGTACGGCACGGTGTTCCTGCTGCTGGCCGCCCGCCGGTTCGCCACCAAGGACATCACCAGCTGA
- a CDS encoding AfsR/SARP family transcriptional regulator — MLLLVLGPLAARGPDQELVSLPARKQRLVLATLALHAGTTVSVEKLVHAVWGETPPRSAPGNLKTYVWELRRQLHPDLRISSQPGGYRLDLPADALDLDVLGGQLEAATTALNSGHPEIALRLAGEALELWRGQPFEELDTDLARAAATAALETRWQVQDVRVEALLATGQHENATAVLRGLIGEDPLREKLWARLLLALYRSGRQAEALSAYRQARTVVRAELGIEPGLELRELHQRILTGDPGLLLREAEPPGPELVVPRQLPPATGGFTGRETALAWLDRLLADPDQATVLGTVTGSAGVGKTTLVVNWAHQVRERFPDGQLYVNLRGYAEGPPLGPTEALARFLRALGVRAERVPADLDEQAGLFRSLLAERRVLIILDNASSVVQVRPLLPATPGCAVVVTSRDALRGLAAFDDAHTLTLSVLPAAESVRLLSRIIGPARAAADPAATTELAQRCAHLPLALRIAAADLAVHPEQTVAEFVAELGADGLMGRLTVHGDEQAAVRTTFGLSYRALKPETAHVFACFGLMTGDDLTPSALAALAGVSEAEARRRLAELRTASLVEQSGPGRYRCHDLLRQYARERIEAELGQEQRDRAVRGLIGWYLRHAGAAVDLLGPGLAQLVGTARWVEESGEPAAIASTEEAMAWLDDERANLIAAIHHCAEHGPHDGAWLLADALRGCAMTFRGLLPGWLGAVTAALAAATAERNPLAQTVLHDIFGETYWSLGEAALAEEHAQAALTGYRALGMVASEASVLHVLGLLRWDRGELDEADDHHTRALRVFEEIDDLPNQALVLSGRTGVAYARGDLQACLELATRTVEVGRAARSPLAESFGMIELGCALHELGRYEEAQTANTEARDFGARFQMAYVESMALRGLAQQRCAHQDFQGALHLSRLGHQVATEAGLGVIAVELLNSTSQALRLLNRNQEAAEQGERALALIRTAEFRFGEVTVSTELALTRLALGDQARAEELAEHALLLARQHGFGLLVGRAWQAVALVRRARGAVVGAREAAGAALAVFEERGHPLGVREAGELIAELG; from the coding sequence ATGCTGCTGCTCGTGCTCGGTCCGCTGGCGGCGCGAGGGCCGGACCAGGAGCTGGTCAGCCTGCCCGCGCGCAAGCAGCGGCTGGTGCTGGCCACCCTCGCCCTGCACGCCGGGACCACCGTGTCGGTGGAGAAACTGGTGCACGCGGTCTGGGGCGAGACGCCACCGCGGTCCGCGCCCGGCAACCTCAAGACCTACGTCTGGGAACTGCGCCGCCAGCTGCACCCCGACCTGCGCATCTCCAGCCAGCCCGGCGGCTACCGGCTGGACCTGCCTGCCGACGCGCTGGATCTCGACGTGCTCGGCGGGCAGCTCGAGGCCGCCACCACCGCGCTGAACTCGGGCCACCCGGAGATCGCGCTGCGGCTGGCGGGCGAGGCCCTGGAACTGTGGCGTGGCCAGCCGTTCGAGGAACTCGACACCGACCTGGCCAGGGCGGCCGCCACCGCCGCGCTGGAGACCCGCTGGCAGGTGCAGGACGTGCGGGTGGAGGCGTTGCTGGCCACCGGGCAGCACGAGAACGCCACCGCGGTGCTGCGCGGACTGATCGGCGAGGACCCGCTGCGGGAGAAGCTGTGGGCGCGGCTGCTGCTCGCGCTGTACCGCTCCGGGCGACAGGCGGAAGCGCTTTCCGCCTACCGGCAGGCGCGCACCGTGGTGCGGGCCGAACTGGGCATCGAACCCGGCCTGGAGCTGCGTGAACTGCACCAGCGCATCCTCACCGGCGACCCCGGCCTGCTGCTGCGCGAAGCCGAACCACCCGGCCCGGAACTGGTGGTGCCACGGCAGCTGCCGCCGGCCACCGGCGGCTTCACCGGGCGGGAGACCGCGCTGGCCTGGCTGGACCGGCTGCTCGCCGACCCGGACCAGGCCACCGTGCTGGGCACGGTCACCGGCAGCGCGGGCGTCGGCAAGACCACGCTGGTGGTGAACTGGGCGCACCAGGTGCGCGAGCGGTTCCCGGACGGGCAGCTCTACGTCAACCTGCGCGGCTACGCCGAGGGCCCGCCGCTGGGCCCGACCGAGGCCCTGGCCAGGTTCCTGCGCGCACTGGGCGTGCGGGCCGAACGGGTGCCTGCCGACCTGGACGAGCAGGCAGGGCTGTTCCGCTCGCTGCTGGCCGAACGCCGGGTGCTGATCATCCTGGACAACGCCAGCAGCGTGGTCCAGGTCCGCCCGCTGCTGCCGGCCACCCCGGGCTGCGCGGTGGTGGTGACCAGCCGGGACGCGCTGCGCGGGCTGGCCGCCTTCGACGACGCGCACACCCTGACGCTGAGCGTGCTGCCCGCGGCCGAATCGGTGCGGCTGCTGTCCCGGATCATCGGCCCGGCCCGCGCCGCGGCCGATCCGGCGGCCACCACCGAACTGGCCCAGCGCTGCGCGCACCTGCCCCTGGCCCTGCGGATCGCCGCGGCCGACCTGGCGGTGCACCCGGAGCAGACGGTCGCGGAGTTCGTGGCGGAGCTGGGTGCGGACGGGCTGATGGGCAGGCTGACCGTGCACGGCGACGAACAGGCCGCGGTGCGCACCACCTTCGGCCTGTCCTACCGCGCGCTCAAACCGGAGACCGCGCACGTGTTCGCCTGCTTCGGCCTGATGACCGGCGACGACCTGACCCCGTCCGCGCTGGCCGCGCTGGCCGGGGTGAGCGAGGCCGAGGCCCGGCGCCGGCTGGCCGAGTTGCGCACGGCCAGCCTGGTCGAGCAGTCCGGGCCCGGCCGGTACCGGTGTCATGACCTGCTGCGGCAGTACGCGCGGGAACGGATCGAGGCCGAACTGGGCCAGGAGCAGCGGGACCGGGCGGTGCGCGGCCTGATCGGCTGGTACCTGCGGCACGCGGGCGCCGCGGTCGACCTGCTCGGCCCCGGCCTGGCCCAGCTGGTTGGCACCGCGCGCTGGGTGGAGGAGAGCGGCGAACCCGCCGCCATCGCCAGCACCGAGGAGGCGATGGCCTGGCTGGACGACGAACGCGCCAACCTCATCGCCGCCATCCACCACTGCGCCGAACACGGCCCGCACGACGGCGCCTGGCTGCTCGCCGACGCCCTGCGCGGCTGCGCCATGACCTTCCGCGGCCTGCTCCCCGGCTGGCTCGGCGCGGTCACCGCCGCACTGGCCGCCGCCACCGCCGAACGCAACCCGCTGGCCCAGACCGTGCTGCACGACATCTTCGGCGAGACCTACTGGAGCCTGGGCGAGGCCGCACTCGCCGAGGAACACGCCCAGGCGGCCCTCACCGGCTACCGGGCCCTGGGCATGGTCGCCTCCGAGGCCAGCGTGCTGCACGTGCTGGGCCTGCTGCGCTGGGACCGCGGCGAACTCGACGAGGCCGACGACCACCACACCAGGGCACTGCGGGTCTTCGAGGAGATCGACGACCTGCCCAACCAGGCCCTGGTCCTCTCCGGCCGCACCGGCGTCGCCTACGCCCGCGGCGACCTGCAGGCCTGCCTGGAGCTGGCCACCCGCACGGTGGAGGTGGGCCGCGCGGCCAGATCCCCACTGGCCGAGTCCTTCGGCATGATCGAACTGGGCTGCGCCCTGCACGAACTGGGCCGGTACGAGGAAGCCCAGACCGCCAACACCGAGGCCCGCGACTTCGGCGCCCGCTTCCAGATGGCCTACGTAGAGTCCATGGCCCTGCGCGGCCTGGCCCAGCAACGCTGCGCCCACCAGGACTTCCAGGGCGCCCTGCACCTGAGCCGCCTCGGCCACCAGGTCGCCACCGAGGCGGGCCTGGGCGTGATCGCGGTAGAACTCCTCAACTCCACCTCCCAAGCCCTCCGCCTGCTCAACCGAAACCAGGAAGCCGCCGAACAGGGCGAACGTGCCCTGGCCCTGATCCGCACCGCCGAATTCCGCTTCGGCGAGGTAACCGTCAGCACCGAACTAGCCCTGACCCGCCTCGCCCTGGGCGACCAGGCGCGGGCGGAGGAACTCGCCGAGCACGCGTTGTTGTTGGCGCGGCAGCATGGGTTCGGGTTGCTGGTGGGGCGGGCTTGGCAGGCGGTGGCGCTGGTGCGGCGGGCTCGGGGTGCGGTGGTGGGGGCGCGGGAGGCGGCGGGGGCGGCGTTGGCGGTGTTTGAGGAGCGTGGGCATCCGTTGGGGGTTCGGGAGGCTGGGGAGTTGATCGCGGAGTTGGGGTAG
- a CDS encoding alpha/beta hydrolase — MTGRRVVVVPGSSFGPYAPLLKFTADAAEARGAQLNVIEWTPDDSIKLGSAARAEFVLAQVEPVLAAAAAHTDSVLVTGKSLGTHTASPVADHGWPAIWHTPLLTDPEVRTALARTTAPFLLIGGTRDHWWDGELARRLTPHVLEVEDADHGMYVPGPLSNSAAVLGQVATKVEAFLDTIDW, encoded by the coding sequence GTGACCGGGCGTCGGGTGGTGGTCGTCCCGGGCAGTTCCTTCGGCCCGTACGCCCCACTGCTCAAGTTCACCGCCGACGCCGCGGAAGCACGCGGCGCCCAGCTCAACGTGATCGAGTGGACCCCGGACGACTCGATCAAACTCGGCTCGGCCGCCAGAGCGGAGTTCGTGCTCGCCCAGGTCGAGCCGGTGCTCGCCGCCGCGGCGGCCCACACCGACAGCGTCCTGGTCACCGGCAAGTCCCTGGGCACCCACACCGCGAGCCCAGTCGCCGACCACGGCTGGCCCGCGATCTGGCACACCCCACTGCTCACCGACCCCGAGGTCCGAACCGCACTGGCCAGAACCACCGCCCCCTTCCTGCTCATCGGCGGCACCAGGGACCACTGGTGGGACGGCGAACTGGCCCGACGCCTCACCCCACACGTACTGGAAGTCGAAGACGCCGACCACGGCATGTACGTGCCAGGCCCACTGTCCAATTCAGCCGCGGTACTAGGCCAGGTGGCCACCAAGGTGGAGGCGTTCCTGGACACCATCGACTGGTAA
- the uvrB gene encoding excinuclease ABC subunit UvrB, which translates to MAEAPVIAHSQFRPVGDIARADGRFRMAADYQPAGDQPAAIEELERRIRAGEEHVVLLGATGTGKSATTGWLVERLQRPTLVLAPNKTLAAQLANELREFFPDNAVEYFVSYYDYYQPEAYVPQTDTYIEKDSSTNDEVERLRHSATMSLLTRRDVIVVASVSCIYGLGTPQEYLDRSVQLKVGDEVVRDQLLRALVDVQYTRNDIAFARGTFRVRGDTVEVIPAYEELAIRIEFFGDEIDKLYYLHPLTGQIVREVEELRVFPATHYTAGAERMERAIRDIEAELAGQLASMEKQGKLLEAQRLRMRTAYDIEMMRQVGFCSGIENYSRHIDDRPPGSAPATLIDYFPEDFLLVIDESHVTVPQVGGMFEGDASRKRTLVEHGFRLPSALDNRPLNWEEFCDRIGQTVYLSATPGPYEMGQAHGEFVEQVIRPTGLIDPEVIVKPTEGQIDDLVHEIRLRAERNERVLVTTLTKKMSEDLTDYLLELGIRVRYLHSEVDTLRRIELLRQLRLGEFDVLIGINLLREGLDLPEVSLVAILDADKEGFLRSATSLIQTIGRAARNVSGQVHMYADRITDSMRRAIDETNRRREKQTAYNTEAGIDPQPLRKKIADLLDVVYAEAEDTETVEIGGSGRNASRGKRSSGSRGTSGVLVDRDVKGMPRAELADLIQQLTDQMMNAARELQFELAGRLRDEIADLKKELRGMDAAGVQ; encoded by the coding sequence GTGGCTGAAGCACCCGTGATCGCGCACTCGCAGTTCCGTCCCGTCGGCGACATCGCCCGCGCCGACGGCCGATTCCGCATGGCCGCCGACTACCAGCCCGCCGGCGACCAGCCCGCGGCCATCGAAGAGCTGGAACGGCGGATCAGGGCTGGTGAGGAGCACGTGGTGCTGCTCGGCGCCACCGGCACCGGCAAGTCGGCCACCACCGGCTGGCTGGTCGAACGGCTGCAGCGGCCCACCCTGGTGCTCGCGCCGAACAAGACCCTGGCCGCCCAGCTGGCCAACGAGCTGCGCGAGTTCTTCCCGGACAACGCGGTCGAGTACTTCGTCAGCTACTACGACTACTACCAGCCCGAGGCATACGTCCCGCAGACCGACACCTACATCGAGAAGGACTCCTCGACCAACGACGAGGTCGAGCGGCTCCGTCACTCCGCCACGATGAGCCTGCTGACCCGGCGGGACGTCATCGTGGTCGCCTCGGTGTCCTGCATCTACGGCCTCGGCACGCCACAGGAGTACCTCGACCGCTCGGTCCAGCTCAAGGTCGGCGACGAGGTGGTCCGCGACCAGCTGCTGCGCGCGCTGGTGGACGTGCAGTACACCCGCAACGACATCGCCTTCGCCCGCGGCACCTTCCGGGTCCGCGGCGACACCGTCGAGGTGATCCCGGCCTATGAGGAACTGGCCATCCGGATCGAGTTCTTCGGCGACGAGATCGACAAGCTGTACTACCTGCACCCGCTCACCGGCCAGATCGTGCGCGAGGTCGAGGAGCTGCGGGTCTTCCCGGCCACCCACTACACCGCCGGAGCGGAGCGGATGGAGCGGGCGATCCGGGACATCGAGGCCGAACTCGCCGGCCAGCTGGCCAGCATGGAGAAGCAGGGCAAGCTGCTGGAGGCGCAGCGGCTGCGGATGCGCACCGCCTACGACATCGAGATGATGCGCCAGGTCGGCTTCTGCTCCGGCATCGAGAACTACTCCCGGCACATCGACGACCGGCCGCCCGGCTCCGCGCCCGCCACCCTGATCGACTACTTCCCGGAGGACTTCCTCCTGGTCATCGACGAGTCGCACGTGACGGTGCCGCAGGTCGGCGGCATGTTCGAGGGCGACGCCTCGCGTAAGCGGACCCTGGTCGAGCACGGCTTCCGGCTGCCCAGCGCACTGGACAACCGGCCGCTGAACTGGGAGGAGTTCTGCGACCGGATCGGGCAGACGGTGTACCTCTCGGCCACGCCCGGCCCGTATGAGATGGGGCAGGCGCACGGCGAGTTCGTCGAGCAGGTCATCCGGCCCACCGGCCTGATCGACCCGGAGGTCATCGTCAAGCCCACCGAGGGCCAGATCGACGACCTGGTGCACGAGATCCGGCTGCGCGCCGAACGCAACGAGCGGGTGCTGGTCACCACGCTGACCAAGAAGATGTCCGAGGACCTCACCGACTACCTGCTGGAACTGGGCATCCGGGTGCGCTACCTGCACTCCGAGGTGGACACGCTGCGCCGGATCGAACTGCTGCGGCAGCTGCGGCTGGGCGAGTTCGACGTGCTGATCGGCATCAACCTGCTGCGCGAGGGCCTCGACCTGCCCGAGGTGTCCCTGGTCGCGATCCTGGACGCGGACAAGGAAGGCTTCCTGCGCAGCGCCACCAGCCTGATCCAGACCATCGGCCGCGCGGCGCGCAACGTCTCCGGCCAGGTGCACATGTACGCGGACCGGATCACCGACTCGATGCGGCGTGCCATCGACGAGACCAACCGCCGCCGGGAGAAGCAGACCGCCTACAACACCGAGGCCGGCATCGACCCGCAGCCACTGCGCAAGAAGATCGCCGACCTCCTGGACGTGGTCTACGCCGAGGCCGAGGACACCGAGACGGTGGAGATCGGCGGCTCCGGCCGCAACGCCAGCCGCGGCAAGAGGTCCTCCGGCAGCCGCGGCACCAGTGGCGTGCTGGTCGACCGGGACGTCAAGGGCATGCCCAGGGCCGAGCTGGCCGACCTGATCCAGCAACTGACCGACCAGATGATGAACGCGGCGAGGGAACTCCAGTTCGAGCTGGCCGGCCGTCTCCGCGACGAGATCGCCGACCTGAAGAAGGAGCTGCGCGGCATGGACGCCGCCGGAGTCCAGTGA